A region of the Haematobia irritans isolate KBUSLIRL chromosome 5, ASM5000362v1, whole genome shotgun sequence genome:
aaaagtcgaaaattgttcaccatatacctttcacaattttaagcgtaatatctatgttttcagaactttattttcgtttttatttaaataaaatataacaagctggttgcgcttggcgtttcacaaaaaataaaatggctcttgtaacaatagcgatggcaaaatactttcatgtacatttcatacgcttccccataacagttggcgattgttgcagtgtcacatacgagtctgtggtaacgatgaggatgaaatgaaaCATTCAAATGCTGGAAGGGGATGTACAATAAATGTTTATTTACTCCCTCCTGTTGCACTGGAGGGGGATCCCGAAAATCGCGGAATTTAGGGACAGGATTTATCCCGGGTGACAGTCCTAACGTCGTCTTGAACTTCAGGATATTACACTGGCAGAGACCTCTAGTGCTTCAGCTTGACAATAACAAAACTGTGTCTTATCGGAATGACCTTTCAATGTAAATACCTGTACGATAAAATCACTATGTGGCAACACTGATTCAATTTTGACGTTTACATTTTGCCGGCATTGGTGTTGTTGTCGGTTCATATTTCATAGCGTCTTCACGTgcgattttcgaattttttccatttttctgggaaaataaaagctaaattccaatttttcacgGGTCCACCACGACAAAGATGCCTTACATCTGCTTGTTACAAGAGGGCAATCCCAATTTACCACGGTTCATAGAAAAAGCTCAACAAAACAACTTTTCCGTGGTTGCTGCTCCACTCAACTGTGTAGAATTGCCGCTGGAATTCGAAAATGAACCTTTAAAAGAGAAACAAACCGAAAATACTTCGGCCGATTTGTTGCTTACCGCAGATCAATGGAACACTCGGGTAATAAGTATACTTTCGGAAACCATTGATTGTGATTCCCAAGATCCAGTGGTGAGAAAAAATTCAGAGGAAGTATTGAAACGTGATATATCTTGGGCAGAACATTTacaatatggaggctatacaatGATTCGATTAAAAGGACCAAATAACTTGAATTTGGCAAGGGTTCTAACCAATAAAATTAAGGGTAAgctgctaaaattttgtaaaatatatcaAGTAAAAAGCCAAACTTTTGTCCGTAGGAATATTGTTGGTTCAAGTTCCATTATACAGTTCATCAGTTGCTCAATCTGCGTGGCGCAGAGATGTGACTGAAGAAGAACTTTTACTGAAATCTGAGAATGATGATTCATGGCATTGGTGGAATCGTTTTCGGTGGGCTGCTGATTTTAATTCAAAGCTAAGACTGGTGCTAGAACTAAATGAAGGAGATCGACCATCCACTGATATAGTACTACGATGGTTGGGAGAACCTATAGAGGCTATTATAATACCATCCACTATGTTCATAAGAAATCGTCACAATTATCCTGTTTTGCCGAAAATTTGGCAAGAGATACTAAAGATGTTTATGAAATCGCATGCGAACATTATAGTTTCCACAGATTGTGGTGACACAAGCTTGAAATTATATTCtgaatatttgaataatttcagGGAGATCCATAAGGATGTTCATGCATTACAAAGGTATGTTACGATAGAATTTCATATGCCCATAATCATATAACTAAACATATTTTCGGTTTTAGCTTCGAAGATGTTTTAGAAATACCTTTACAGCCACTTTATGATAATTTAGATTGCTatacatatgaaatttttgaaaaagatcccgtcaaatataaaatatatcaagATGCTATTGAAGCTGCCTTAAAAGATCGTGTAAAGGAAGACGAAATTGAAGAGAAATTGGTAAGGAAATTAATTGGAAAGTTATAGCAGAACAAtttctttttgtatttgttCTACGGAAGATCCCTACCACCTAAATGAAGCGATGTCTATCATTCTTCGAGTTTCCATGGagaaaatgtaataaattctAGGGCTTTTATTATTTCTGTGCaatatacatttttgatacaAAATAGGGATACAAAAATTGCATTTAATCAATTTTCATTAACTCTAGTCACGATCAAAAACATATGCAAGACTGGTTTTTTTAGCTGAAAATGACCTCAATCCGTCATTATAGGTGTCATAATTTTCACAACCGGATTCGAAATCTGTAttgcttttaaaaaataacttaaaaGGTCTACATGAAAAGAAAACGACATTAGGCTTCGGCCAAACAGAACCGCGAGCTCTCTTGTCTGGTTAATCTCTGTGTACCTCACATTTAAATCCatcatcaaattttatttcttaaatgtCCACGAAGAGAAATGTTTAATGCCCTTCCGAACCCATACCTTAGCTTTTTAAGTGTATTAATTCATGTATATAAATTTCAggcgtactatgttcggtttccttgttgaaattttcgcggttactttacgaAAATGGTTCGATCTAaactttacttttatttttcatcaagatttaacaggaatatgtttatttataatttgattATATTAGTTAAAGTAATCGCAAAAATAAcgagattttcaactcgaaatcgGACAAAGCACCGaccttaaaatataaaaaatactgTTGCAGTTAAATTTGATGGCCCTCTATGTTCAAGAGTTCTATATAGACCATCATAAAACGTATTGGTTGTATCAATTTATAGTCTATAAAAGCAGTACATTCTAAAATTCAGGCAAATAAATTAATCACTGCCATGAAAATATCATCGAAACCCATTTATGTGAGAAAAGAAGCTCAGCTTAGGATATtataataattcaatttttttgtcatttttacaGACAATAATCATGGTTTTGGGAGCTGGTCGTGGTCCATTAGCTAGAGCTGCTTTAAATGCCGCCGAAAGAACGGGACGCAAGGTTCGTGTCTacatcatagaaaaaaatccaaatgctATAAGAACTCTAACAGCAATTGCCAAAAAGTTGTGGCATAATAAAGGTAACTACACATTTAACTACTTTTCATTTCTCTTGGTTCAATGaaatcgcttttttttttgttgtacagATATCCATATCTTCTCCAAAGATATGCGAGAATTTTCACCTCCAGAAAGAGCTGATATATTAGTTTCCGAACTTTTGGGTTCATTCGGTGATAATGAACTTTCTCCTGAATGTCTCGATTGTGCACAAAAATTACTTAAAGCCGATGGTATTAGCATACCCTATAAATCTGTATCATTTATCAATCCTGTTATGTCTTCCAAACTTTATAATGCTGTACGTAATGTGGTTCGTCTCGAATCATATAGTCGTGATAAACAATCAACCTATCAAAATCATGCCGAAAGTGGTTTTGTGGTACTTTTGAAAAATATCTACAATATCGATTATCCAAAACCATTATTCGAGTTTGTTCATCCaaatccggataaacttatagacaATAGTCGCTATaaagtattaaaatttgaaGTTCAATTGGATTGTGTATTAACGGGTATTGCAGGATATTTTGAATGTTGGCTTTACAATGACATTTTGATGAGCATCAATCCAATGACCCATACACCGGGTATGCCATCTTGGTTTCCTATGTATTTTCCTTTTACGGTAAGCAGAATGAgaccataattaaaaaaaaaaataatttaaaaataaattcatttgcTTTCAGGAACCCATGAATGTTAAAAAAGGTCAAACTATAGAGATACATTTTTGGCGCTGtgtttctaaacaaaaaatctgGTATGAATGGTGTTTAGCTTCGCCACTTACCACACATATTCATAATTTAGGTGGACGTTCGTGTCCCATTTACTGCACATAAGTTGTTGTATAGATCTTTATTCATATATTTGGCTATTGCCTTTAACAATAATAATTAACAGAATTATGGCTTTATCGCTATCTCCAATCAATAGTaagatgaaatgaaaattttagccTTATAAAAGGGAAATGGTTATATAATTCTCTCTTTCTTGCAAGGCTTTGAAATTATTTGTAAACTAAATTGGGCAAAATTCATTGATAGACAAGAAAAACATCGATTAGGGTCTACAATATGAGGTGTGCTTGATAGATCCTAAAATGAATATCTTTTTAACTACATAAACATATTATTGAAGATAGCGATATATTATCACATAATATTTGAATAACTGCGATGATTTCTACCCGCCTTGGTTTCCGAAAACTAGATTTTTATATATCTCATAAGTGTTTTATTTTGTacagatattttttttatattttttggggtACATTAAGATGacgaaaaagtttttgcgaaaatgtaccaaaaatttaccaaaagtgACATAGTTCGTTAAGGCACGTAATTCTCAAATAttctgtttcttttttttttttaatttttttattgtgatcGAAGGCATGTTTTATAttaagattttgttgaaatataaaaatgtgcCATAATTATTACGTTTTCTATACTATAAACTAATACATATAGTTATAAAAGTTAACTAATtatataactaaaaaaattgacaataaatatgtaatacaatttgaaaagaacaaaaataacgaaaaataattGGGTCTCTTCTAAGTTTCTCGAAAGGAATTTTCAGTTCTCTATGCCTTTTTGATATCTCACCCCAATAGATTGAAACACtgttttttatcaacaattttaaTATAAGATCAGCTTTATAaagcatttttatttgaaatgggAAACATTCAGCCGTGAGGCTTAGAATAGGCCCAATTAACTAAACTTATATAACAATTTATATCCTCACTTGACCAATCGATTCACTCTGGggactaatcacggcattcaatATCGAATTCATTATAGTAgcgaaaaaaattgtcgatgCCATTTCGtatcattacaaaaaaaaaacgaaatagaaccaaaacaaataaaaaatgtattacatGGCGTcactaattaaaataaagaaatcaaaaattctTGAGGATTTAAAGGAAAATAGTGAATTGTTGTACATTAATAAAAACAGTGATTATAAAATGAAttcgagagaagttcaccaatgtg
Encoded here:
- the csul gene encoding protein arginine N-methyltransferase 5 — encoded protein: MPYICLLQEGNPNLPRFIEKAQQNNFSVVAAPLNCVELPLEFENEPLKEKQTENTSADLLLTADQWNTRVISILSETIDCDSQDPVVRKNSEEVLKRDISWAEHLQYGGYTMIRLKGPNNLNLARVLTNKIKGILLVQVPLYSSSVAQSAWRRDVTEEELLLKSENDDSWHWWNRFRWAADFNSKLRLVLELNEGDRPSTDIVLRWLGEPIEAIIIPSTMFIRNRHNYPVLPKIWQEILKMFMKSHANIIVSTDCGDTSLKLYSEYLNNFREIHKDVHALQSFEDVLEIPLQPLYDNLDCYTYEIFEKDPVKYKIYQDAIEAALKDRVKEDEIEEKLTIIMVLGAGRGPLARAALNAAERTGRKVRVYIIEKNPNAIRTLTAIAKKLWHNKDIHIFSKDMREFSPPERADILVSELLGSFGDNELSPECLDCAQKLLKADGISIPYKSVSFINPVMSSKLYNAVRNVVRLESYSRDKQSTYQNHAESGFVVLLKNIYNIDYPKPLFEFVHPNPDKLIDNSRYKVLKFEVQLDCVLTGIAGYFECWLYNDILMSINPMTHTPGMPSWFPMYFPFTEPMNVKKGQTIEIHFWRCVSKQKIWYEWCLASPLTTHIHNLGGRSCPIYCT